The following proteins come from a genomic window of Corallococcus sp. NCRR:
- a CDS encoding murein hydrolase activator EnvC family protein: MRRFTWLGVLLGASVAFAQQDEEAERAAIREKLAVQRATLALVEAKKLSVLEGMELMEDMAAFSRRRVRALEGDLNLFRRRVALAEREEAVLREALRAQLRRLSPRLRTLYRLQRRRPLEVLLSADDFAALMWRARALEASMAGDLELLRTVQHVATLQRQATLELKRLHTSLSQRVAFLQQQSKQAQAQQEALEEVVGKLAGEAELAKRAVRELEGADAELTRMLVDLHEAPATSGFGALKGKLPRPVAGIVEVGFGRVVNPRFNTVTVQKGVDIRAPAGTPVHAVAEGTVVYAGWLRGYGNLLIVDHGDDFHTLVAHLSTIAVAVGTRVTPGDVVGEVGDTGSLKGAYLYFEVRRAGQAVDPAPWLAPATAAAGTP, from the coding sequence ATGAGGCGCTTCACGTGGCTGGGGGTGCTTCTGGGCGCGAGCGTCGCGTTCGCCCAGCAGGACGAGGAGGCGGAGCGCGCGGCCATCCGGGAGAAGCTGGCCGTGCAGCGCGCGACGCTGGCCCTGGTGGAGGCGAAGAAGCTCTCCGTGCTGGAGGGCATGGAGCTGATGGAGGACATGGCCGCCTTCTCCCGCCGCCGCGTGCGCGCGCTGGAGGGCGACCTGAACCTCTTCCGCCGCCGCGTCGCGCTCGCCGAGCGTGAAGAGGCCGTGCTGCGCGAGGCCCTGCGCGCCCAGCTGCGCCGGCTGTCCCCGCGCCTGCGCACCCTGTACCGGCTCCAGCGCCGCCGCCCGCTGGAGGTCCTCCTGTCCGCGGACGACTTCGCCGCGCTCATGTGGCGCGCCCGCGCGCTGGAGGCCAGCATGGCGGGCGACCTGGAGCTCTTGCGCACCGTGCAGCACGTGGCCACCCTCCAGCGGCAGGCGACGCTGGAGCTGAAGCGGCTGCACACCTCGCTGTCCCAGCGCGTGGCCTTCCTCCAGCAGCAGTCGAAGCAGGCCCAGGCGCAGCAGGAGGCGCTGGAGGAGGTGGTGGGGAAGCTGGCCGGCGAAGCGGAGCTGGCGAAGCGCGCCGTGCGCGAGCTGGAGGGCGCGGACGCGGAGCTCACCCGCATGCTGGTGGACCTGCACGAGGCCCCCGCGACGAGCGGCTTCGGCGCCCTGAAGGGCAAGCTGCCCCGGCCCGTGGCCGGCATCGTGGAGGTGGGCTTCGGCCGCGTGGTGAACCCGCGCTTCAACACCGTCACCGTGCAGAAGGGCGTGGACATCCGCGCCCCGGCGGGCACCCCCGTGCACGCGGTGGCCGAGGGCACCGTCGTCTACGCGGGCTGGCTGCGCGGCTACGGCAACCTGCTCATCGTCGACCACGGCGACGACTTCCACACCCTGGTCGCCCACCTCTCCACCATCGCCGTCGCCGTGGGCACGCGCGTGACCCCGGGGGACGTGGTGGGGGAGGTGGGAGACACCGGCTCCCTCAAGGGCGCCTACCTGTACTTCGAGGTCCGCCGCGCCGGGCAGGCAGTCGACCCCGCCCCCTGGCTGGCCCCCGCCACCGCGGCCGCCGGGACGCCGTGA
- the carF gene encoding plasmanylethanolamine desaturase, which translates to MKKPDTIADKVRLQDAQALAQGYSPAIRAMEIASIIAFVGLESALVYKLWNTHHTGPWMLTLAVVLGYLAADFVSGFVHWMGDTWGSTEMPILGKAFIRPFREHHVDEKAITRHDFVETNGNNCLVSLPVAALAVAIPLAGPGWVFLAAFLGAMIFWVMATNQFHKWSHLDEPPAIINFLQRVHLILPPDHHRIHHTKPFNQYYCITVGWMNRPLKMIHFFPLMERLITWATGQLPRQDDIGTEAAQALVAVDGAQEVPVIQAAKELLKSSSEEPTASVSTPPVR; encoded by the coding sequence ATGAAGAAGCCGGACACCATCGCGGACAAGGTCCGCCTGCAGGATGCCCAGGCGCTCGCGCAGGGCTACTCGCCCGCCATCCGCGCCATGGAGATCGCCTCCATCATCGCGTTCGTGGGCCTGGAGAGCGCGCTCGTCTACAAGCTCTGGAACACCCACCACACCGGGCCGTGGATGCTGACCCTGGCGGTGGTGCTGGGCTACCTGGCCGCGGACTTCGTGTCCGGCTTCGTCCACTGGATGGGCGACACGTGGGGCTCCACGGAGATGCCCATCCTGGGCAAGGCGTTCATCCGCCCCTTCCGCGAGCACCACGTGGACGAGAAGGCCATCACCCGCCACGACTTCGTGGAGACCAACGGCAACAACTGCCTCGTGTCGCTGCCGGTGGCGGCGCTCGCGGTGGCCATCCCGCTCGCGGGCCCGGGCTGGGTGTTCCTGGCCGCGTTCCTGGGCGCGATGATCTTCTGGGTGATGGCGACCAACCAGTTCCACAAGTGGTCGCACCTGGATGAGCCGCCCGCGATCATCAACTTCCTGCAGCGCGTGCACCTCATCCTGCCGCCGGACCACCACCGCATCCACCACACCAAGCCCTTCAACCAGTACTACTGCATCACCGTGGGCTGGATGAACCGGCCGCTGAAGATGATCCACTTCTTCCCGCTCATGGAGCGGCTCATCACCTGGGCCACCGGCCAGCTGCCGCGCCAGGACGACATCGGCACGGAGGCCGCCCAGGCGCTCGTCGCCGTGGACGGCGCCCAGGAGGTGCCCGTCATCCAGGCCGCCAAGGAGCTGCTCAAGTCCTCCTCCGAGGAGCCCACGGCGAGCGTCTCCACGCCCCCCGTGCGCTGA
- the ftsE gene encoding cell division ATP-binding protein FtsE — MIQFFHVYKAYPGDPPVLQDINLNVEKGEFVFLTGPSGAGKTTLLKLIFCGEKATKGQILVGGKNIARIRESAVPYLRRNIGVVFQDFKLLPHRSVADNVGFTLDVLGVPRPEGREKVLRMLKLVGLEHKANSLPLRLSGGEQQRVVIARALVNDPTILLADEPTGNLDPALTVEIMDLLTDINIRGTTVMVATHDATLLSRYQKRTVRLERGLIVSDEDGVKAARRMLV, encoded by the coding sequence ATGATCCAGTTCTTCCACGTCTACAAGGCGTATCCCGGCGATCCGCCGGTGTTGCAGGACATCAACCTGAACGTGGAGAAGGGCGAGTTCGTCTTCCTCACCGGCCCGTCCGGCGCCGGGAAGACGACGCTGCTCAAGCTCATCTTCTGCGGGGAGAAGGCCACCAAGGGGCAAATCCTGGTGGGCGGCAAGAACATCGCGCGCATCCGCGAGTCGGCGGTGCCGTACCTGCGGCGCAACATCGGCGTGGTGTTCCAGGACTTCAAGCTGCTGCCCCACCGCAGCGTCGCGGACAACGTGGGCTTCACGCTGGACGTGCTGGGCGTGCCCCGCCCGGAAGGACGCGAGAAGGTGCTCCGGATGCTCAAGCTGGTGGGGCTGGAGCACAAGGCGAACTCGCTGCCCCTCAGGCTCTCCGGTGGAGAGCAGCAGCGCGTGGTCATCGCGCGCGCGCTGGTGAACGACCCCACCATCCTCCTGGCGGACGAGCCCACGGGCAACCTGGACCCGGCGCTCACCGTCGAAATCATGGACCTGCTCACGGACATCAACATCCGGGGCACCACGGTGATGGTGGCCACGCACGACGCCACGCTCCTGTCGCGCTACCAGAAGCGCACGGTGCGCCTGGAGCGCGGGCTCATCGTCTCCGACGAGGACGGCGTCAAGGCGGCGCGGCGGATGCTGGTATGA
- a CDS encoding S41 family peptidase yields MTRFPKPWRMGFAALLLWGAPALAQKPGDAAGREESAYRQLELFARVLSYVENNYVESVDRKTLIQGAIQGMLDTLDPHTVFMPPEVFREMKIDTSGEFGGLGIEIARKGDRLVVVAPIDDTPAARAGIKAGDELLAIDGESTQGMDLGRALQKMRGPAGGRVLLTLMRAGFNAPRELAILRDHIRIVSVESALYGGIGHVKVKNFQDRTDQSLRKELDRLRALNGGKELDGLVLDLRNNPGGLLDQAVAMSDRFLPGNLPIVSTRGRDGRNASEEKSRDRDTEKDYPLVVLVNAGSASASEIVAGALQDHGRAVIMGTQTFGKGSVQTIIELEDGSGLKLTIARYYTPKGRSIQEKGITPDFLVPEDASGKAGGNAPREKDLRGHFKAEPSQTTSEVAAQPRTLPANLKDWAVTAKLADPQLKVALNYLHGLAPGPASRASGSTAGR; encoded by the coding sequence GTGACCCGTTTCCCGAAGCCGTGGCGCATGGGATTCGCCGCGCTCCTCTTGTGGGGCGCGCCCGCGCTCGCGCAGAAGCCAGGGGACGCGGCCGGTCGGGAGGAGTCCGCGTACCGCCAACTGGAGCTGTTCGCGCGCGTCCTCTCCTACGTGGAGAACAACTACGTGGAGAGCGTGGACCGCAAGACGCTCATCCAGGGCGCCATCCAGGGGATGCTCGACACGTTGGATCCGCACACCGTCTTCATGCCCCCGGAGGTGTTCCGGGAGATGAAGATCGACACGTCCGGTGAGTTCGGCGGCCTGGGCATCGAAATCGCGCGCAAGGGCGACCGGCTGGTGGTGGTGGCGCCCATCGACGACACGCCCGCCGCTCGCGCGGGCATCAAGGCCGGGGACGAGCTGCTCGCCATCGACGGGGAGAGCACCCAGGGCATGGACCTGGGCCGCGCGCTCCAGAAGATGCGCGGGCCGGCGGGGGGCCGCGTGCTGCTCACGCTCATGCGCGCGGGCTTCAACGCGCCCCGGGAGCTGGCCATCCTGCGCGACCACATCCGCATCGTGTCCGTGGAGAGCGCGCTCTACGGAGGCATCGGTCACGTGAAGGTGAAGAACTTCCAGGACCGCACGGACCAGTCGCTGAGGAAGGAGCTGGACCGGCTGCGCGCGCTCAACGGCGGCAAGGAGCTGGACGGCCTGGTGCTGGACCTGCGCAACAACCCCGGCGGCCTGCTGGACCAGGCCGTGGCCATGAGCGACCGCTTCCTGCCGGGCAACCTGCCCATCGTGTCCACGCGCGGGAGGGACGGCCGCAACGCCTCCGAGGAGAAGAGCCGCGACCGCGACACGGAGAAGGACTACCCGCTGGTGGTGCTGGTCAACGCGGGCAGCGCCTCCGCGTCGGAGATCGTCGCGGGCGCGCTCCAGGACCACGGCCGCGCGGTCATCATGGGCACGCAGACCTTCGGCAAGGGCAGCGTGCAGACCATCATCGAGCTGGAGGACGGCTCCGGCCTGAAGCTCACCATCGCGCGCTACTACACGCCCAAGGGCCGCAGCATCCAGGAGAAGGGCATCACCCCGGACTTCCTGGTGCCGGAGGACGCCTCCGGGAAGGCGGGGGGTAACGCGCCGCGGGAGAAGGACCTGCGGGGCCACTTCAAGGCGGAGCCGTCCCAGACGACCTCGGAGGTCGCCGCCCAGCCCCGGACCCTGCCCGCGAACCTGAAGGACTGGGCGGTGACCGCGAAGCTCGCGGATCCACAGCTCAAGGTCGCGCTCAACTATCTCCATGGGTTGGCGCCAGGGCCCGCGTCCCGGGCCTCCGGGAGCACGGCGGGTCGCTGA
- a CDS encoding cell division protein FtsX, with amino-acid sequence MSVLSKAAYFWRSAAGGLKHAPFVHFIAVSTIAIALFAAGLARGASHVVDNLLASLGGEVEVTLYLAPQLGEDEVHGVHTRVVELSHGEVTVVPPEAALKRLKQELGDLGEALSELPENPLPATLELRVPEARRSPAALAALAKELRALPGVTGVDYGEAAVERLSAIARALSFGALVALVVVLGTTIVIVAATLQLAIYSRREEIEIQKLVGATDRFVKAPFLLEGLLQGLLGALVAVGGLWLFGRLLGPTLGSLFAFLLGPGVAAPWVETRTALELLAAGCALGLGGSFVAVGRFLRV; translated from the coding sequence ATGAGCGTGCTGTCGAAGGCGGCCTACTTCTGGCGCTCGGCGGCCGGGGGGCTGAAGCACGCGCCCTTCGTGCACTTCATCGCCGTGTCCACCATCGCCATCGCGCTGTTCGCGGCGGGGCTGGCGCGGGGCGCGTCGCACGTGGTGGACAACCTGCTCGCGTCGCTGGGCGGCGAGGTGGAGGTGACGCTCTACCTGGCGCCGCAGCTGGGCGAGGACGAGGTGCACGGCGTCCACACGCGCGTGGTGGAGCTGAGCCACGGCGAGGTGACGGTGGTGCCGCCGGAAGCGGCGCTGAAGCGGCTCAAGCAGGAGCTGGGCGACCTGGGCGAGGCGCTGTCGGAGCTGCCGGAGAACCCGCTGCCCGCGACGCTGGAGCTGCGCGTGCCGGAGGCGCGGCGTTCCCCCGCAGCGCTGGCGGCCCTGGCGAAGGAGCTGCGCGCGCTGCCGGGCGTCACCGGCGTGGACTACGGCGAGGCCGCGGTGGAGCGGCTGTCCGCCATCGCCCGCGCGCTGAGCTTCGGGGCGCTGGTGGCGCTGGTGGTGGTGCTGGGGACGACCATCGTCATCGTGGCGGCCACGCTCCAGCTGGCCATCTATTCGCGGCGCGAGGAGATTGAGATCCAGAAGCTGGTGGGCGCCACGGACCGCTTCGTGAAGGCGCCGTTCCTCCTGGAGGGCCTTCTCCAGGGGCTCCTGGGCGCGCTGGTGGCGGTGGGCGGGCTGTGGCTCTTCGGGCGGCTTCTGGGGCCCACGCTGGGCTCGCTCTTCGCGTTCCTCCTGGGGCCGGGCGTGGCCGCGCCGTGGGTGGAGACGCGCACCGCGCTGGAGCTGCTCGCGGCCGGCTGCGCGCTGGGGCTGGGCGGCAGCTTCGTCGCGGTGGGGCGCTTCCTGCGCGTATGA
- the murI gene encoding glutamate racemase, translating into MRQDSHGPIGVFDSGIGGLTVLKALMARLPHERTLYLGDTARVPYGTKSGEVVTRYSLKNAEFLLERGIKLLVVACNTASAAALPALQAALPVPVLGVIEPGARTALQRTRGGGVGVIGTPGTVRSGAYQRALEAGNPKVSVKATACPLFVPLAEEGWTTGDVPLLVAREYLAGFARDGVDTLVLGCTHYPLLKGVIAEVVGPHVSLVDSAEATAEAVAQLLEEKGLLAPASGPRHGGAPEHAFFVTDVPERFVEVGARFLGRPIPSAEQVDLRF; encoded by the coding sequence GCTCACCGTCCTCAAGGCGCTCATGGCGCGGCTCCCCCACGAGCGCACGCTCTACCTGGGGGACACCGCGCGGGTGCCCTACGGCACCAAGTCCGGCGAGGTGGTGACGCGCTACTCGCTGAAGAACGCGGAGTTCCTCCTGGAGCGCGGCATCAAGCTCCTGGTGGTGGCGTGCAACACCGCCTCCGCCGCGGCGCTGCCCGCCCTCCAGGCCGCGCTGCCGGTGCCGGTGCTGGGCGTGATTGAACCTGGGGCCCGCACGGCGCTCCAGCGCACCCGGGGCGGCGGGGTGGGAGTCATCGGGACGCCGGGCACCGTGCGCTCCGGCGCGTACCAGCGGGCGCTGGAGGCGGGCAACCCGAAGGTCTCCGTGAAGGCGACGGCGTGCCCGCTCTTCGTGCCCCTGGCGGAAGAGGGGTGGACGACCGGCGACGTGCCGCTGCTCGTGGCCCGCGAGTACCTGGCCGGCTTCGCCCGCGACGGGGTGGACACGCTGGTGCTGGGCTGCACCCACTACCCGCTGCTCAAGGGCGTCATCGCCGAGGTCGTGGGGCCGCACGTGTCGCTGGTGGACTCGGCGGAGGCCACGGCGGAGGCGGTGGCGCAACTGCTGGAGGAGAAGGGGCTGCTGGCGCCGGCTTCCGGGCCCCGGCACGGAGGCGCGCCGGAGCACGCCTTCTTCGTCACCGACGTGCCGGAGCGCTTCGTGGAGGTGGGGGCCCGCTTCCTGGGGCGCCCCATCCCTTCCGCGGAGCAGGTGGACCTGCGCTTCTAG
- a CDS encoding PEGA domain-containing protein, which produces MRRPFNRALHATLSGWLVGMLAVGPAAAQQQHVPLRLVPRTLPAAAGPRVAVVAIPVDASLEGEALALTHWAEQAVARSGRLELVRLTDALDAQGAAARQAKAVEGNAAFKDGAKAYDELDTVKALQSFDKAVKSYEQADLSRAFPLLSRARVMKAATQVANGENKAAELEMRGVLAVDPRATFNPNFFPPEQVAFVEKERKAQLDGAQAALHVTTQPAAQVFVDGTYRGVSPLALTGLTRADHYVTLLAPGYAVTEGRAREGESSFTLTKLPVQQRYAALVERIAKNPDDEERDQALQELGVLAGVPQVLALLVRGGPGNAPLTVTGLRMDVADGHNVAYALGQVPRGDAMATGSEALLTGLVAQDASRVDGKPVKHFAGGGGVSRKTAGYVLLATGVALLAGGIYFGLEASSKADAFKTAPQGSSRAEDLKSTGKTYALVADIGVLAGLVSAGAGSYLAFYKKGGGSSSSAPASPPAEKAAPAREEKPMKEALPMPPPPPAAKTEPAPKANATSTPATEPAPEKAPPPPVFEPPPTPPPAKKMTRKEREAEARRQREEEARLKREEEQRKKEEEAQRKKDEEAKRKADEEAKRKAEEEARRKREEEKKRPKLDEDDLRNY; this is translated from the coding sequence ATGCGACGTCCTTTCAATCGCGCGCTGCACGCGACGCTCAGTGGCTGGCTGGTGGGAATGCTGGCCGTGGGCCCCGCCGCCGCGCAGCAGCAACACGTACCGCTGCGGCTGGTGCCGCGAACGCTGCCGGCGGCGGCGGGCCCCCGCGTGGCGGTGGTGGCCATTCCCGTGGATGCCTCGCTGGAGGGTGAGGCGCTGGCGCTGACGCACTGGGCGGAGCAGGCCGTGGCCCGCTCCGGCCGGCTGGAGCTGGTGCGGCTGACGGACGCGCTGGACGCCCAGGGCGCGGCCGCGCGCCAGGCGAAGGCGGTGGAGGGCAACGCCGCGTTCAAGGACGGCGCCAAGGCCTACGACGAACTGGACACCGTGAAGGCGCTCCAGAGCTTCGACAAGGCGGTGAAGTCCTACGAGCAGGCGGACCTGTCGCGCGCGTTCCCGCTGCTCAGCCGCGCGCGGGTGATGAAGGCCGCGACGCAGGTGGCCAACGGGGAGAACAAGGCCGCGGAGCTGGAGATGCGCGGCGTGCTCGCGGTGGATCCACGCGCCACCTTCAACCCCAACTTCTTCCCGCCCGAGCAGGTCGCCTTCGTGGAGAAGGAGCGCAAGGCGCAGCTGGACGGCGCGCAGGCCGCGCTGCACGTGACCACGCAGCCCGCCGCGCAGGTGTTCGTGGACGGCACCTACCGGGGCGTGTCCCCGCTGGCGCTCACGGGCCTGACGCGCGCGGACCACTACGTGACGCTGCTGGCGCCGGGCTACGCCGTGACGGAAGGGCGCGCTCGCGAGGGCGAGTCCTCCTTCACGCTCACGAAGCTGCCGGTGCAGCAGCGCTACGCGGCGCTCGTGGAGCGCATCGCGAAGAACCCCGACGACGAGGAGCGGGACCAGGCGCTGCAGGAGCTGGGCGTGCTCGCGGGCGTGCCGCAGGTGCTGGCGCTGCTGGTGCGCGGCGGTCCGGGCAACGCGCCCCTGACCGTCACCGGCCTGCGCATGGACGTGGCGGACGGCCACAACGTGGCGTACGCGCTGGGCCAGGTGCCGCGCGGCGACGCGATGGCCACGGGCTCCGAGGCGCTCTTGACGGGGCTCGTCGCCCAGGACGCGTCGCGCGTCGACGGCAAGCCGGTGAAGCACTTCGCTGGCGGCGGAGGCGTGAGCCGCAAGACCGCGGGCTACGTGCTGCTGGCCACGGGCGTGGCGCTCCTGGCGGGCGGCATCTACTTCGGCCTGGAGGCCTCCTCCAAGGCGGACGCGTTCAAGACCGCGCCGCAGGGCAGCTCGCGCGCGGAGGACCTGAAGAGCACCGGCAAGACGTACGCGCTGGTGGCGGACATCGGCGTGCTGGCGGGCCTCGTCTCCGCGGGCGCCGGCAGCTACCTGGCGTTCTACAAGAAGGGTGGGGGCTCGTCGTCCAGCGCCCCCGCGAGCCCTCCGGCGGAGAAGGCCGCGCCGGCCCGTGAGGAAAAGCCCATGAAGGAGGCGCTGCCCATGCCGCCGCCTCCGCCCGCCGCGAAGACGGAGCCGGCCCCCAAGGCGAACGCCACGTCCACGCCCGCCACCGAGCCGGCGCCGGAGAAGGCGCCCCCGCCCCCTGTCTTCGAGCCGCCCCCGACGCCTCCGCCCGCGAAGAAGATGACGCGCAAGGAGCGCGAGGCCGAGGCCCGGCGCCAGCGCGAGGAGGAGGCCCGCCTCAAGCGCGAGGAGGAGCAGCGCAAGAAGGAGGAGGAGGCCCAGCGCAAGAAGGACGAAGAGGCGAAGCGCAAGGCGGACGAAGAGGCGAAGCGCAAGGCGGAGGAAGAGGCCCGGCGCAAGCGCGAGGAAGAGAAGAAGCGCCCCAAGCTCGACGAAGACGATCTCCGGAACTACTAG
- a CDS encoding alpha/beta fold hydrolase has protein sequence MDLMGGMQEAMRRVLVARGVESETVTVGGQAVHHYALEGQGKGPPVVLVHGLGGSANGFGRTFFGLAKRFSRVLAPDLPGHGFSGEYCGGPTCVRSQFDVLRAYFEEVVKAPALVVGNSLGGAMAVNLASEHAAWVKALALVAPAGAELTPQALAALLGHFAVKSSADVRALTRKLFHRPPLGALLLAPALSRLYTTPTVQALAADALATQASIAPQAVRDLKMPVLFLWGGSERLLPPEILAWYRQHLPAQAEVHVVEGFGHVPQMERPDAFVSHLVGFADRTRL, from the coding sequence GTGGACCTGATGGGTGGGATGCAGGAAGCGATGCGCCGCGTGCTGGTGGCGCGGGGTGTGGAGTCGGAGACGGTGACCGTGGGTGGGCAGGCGGTGCACCACTACGCGCTGGAGGGGCAGGGCAAGGGGCCTCCGGTGGTGCTGGTGCACGGGCTGGGCGGCTCCGCCAACGGCTTCGGCCGCACGTTCTTCGGGCTGGCGAAGCGCTTCTCCCGCGTGCTCGCGCCGGACCTGCCGGGCCACGGCTTCTCCGGCGAGTACTGCGGCGGTCCCACCTGCGTGCGCAGCCAGTTCGACGTGCTGCGCGCCTACTTCGAGGAGGTGGTGAAGGCGCCCGCCCTCGTGGTGGGCAACTCGCTGGGCGGGGCCATGGCCGTCAACCTGGCCTCCGAGCATGCGGCCTGGGTGAAGGCGCTGGCGCTGGTGGCCCCCGCGGGCGCGGAGCTGACGCCGCAGGCGCTGGCGGCGCTGCTGGGGCACTTCGCGGTGAAGTCGAGCGCGGATGTCCGCGCCCTCACGCGCAAGCTCTTCCACCGGCCACCCCTGGGCGCGCTGCTGCTCGCGCCGGCGCTGAGCAGGCTCTACACGACGCCCACGGTGCAGGCGCTGGCGGCGGATGCGCTCGCGACGCAGGCGAGCATCGCGCCCCAGGCGGTGCGGGATTTGAAGATGCCGGTGCTCTTCCTCTGGGGCGGCAGTGAGCGGCTCCTGCCTCCGGAAATCCTCGCCTGGTACCGGCAGCACCTGCCCGCCCAGGCGGAGGTGCACGTGGTGGAGGGCTTTGGCCACGTGCCGCAGATGGAGCGGCCGGACGCGTTCGTGTCCCACCTGGTGGGCTTCGCGGACCGGACCCGCCTCTAA